One stretch of Syntrophus gentianae DNA includes these proteins:
- a CDS encoding ATP-dependent nuclease, giving the protein MADSGPKKKPDTVQRPHVLLLDEPELCLHPGTVRKACDLLYSLPNTTGNWQVMVTTHSPCFVDFSREHTSIVRVERQPNGKVVGTTIFRPNQANFDDNDREQLKLLNLCDPYVAEFFFGGKTIVVEGDTEYAAFKYIIGQTPQEYDDVHIVRARGKATIVSLCKILNQFGAPYAVLHDSDKPTYVSKDKEFHNPAWAHNKSIQLESFKGSAAKRLVASIPNFEAAYLSKEAVTNKPYNALNCLKTDADAVKIIRDLLGALIDFTKPLPHGAIDWNDIDKLRCEVEKI; this is encoded by the coding sequence TTGGCGGATTCCGGACCGAAGAAGAAACCTGATACCGTGCAGCGTCCTCATGTGCTCCTTCTTGACGAGCCTGAGTTATGCTTGCATCCTGGCACTGTAAGGAAAGCTTGTGATTTACTATATAGCTTACCCAATACAACAGGAAACTGGCAGGTAATGGTTACCACCCATTCACCGTGTTTCGTTGATTTTTCACGTGAGCACACATCAATTGTCCGTGTGGAACGTCAACCCAATGGGAAAGTTGTTGGAACAACCATTTTCCGCCCAAATCAAGCGAATTTTGATGACAATGATAGAGAACAATTAAAACTCCTCAATCTCTGTGATCCTTATGTCGCTGAATTCTTTTTTGGCGGTAAAACCATTGTTGTCGAAGGAGATACAGAATACGCAGCATTCAAATACATTATCGGACAGACTCCTCAAGAATATGATGATGTCCATATAGTCCGCGCCAGAGGAAAAGCAACGATTGTTTCGCTGTGTAAAATCTTAAATCAGTTTGGTGCACCATATGCTGTCCTTCATGATAGCGATAAGCCTACATACGTTAGTAAGGATAAAGAATTTCATAACCCCGCATGGGCACACAACAAATCCATTCAACTAGAGTCTTTCAAAGGCAGTGCAGCTAAGCGTTTGGTGGCATCTATTCCAAATTTTGAGGCAGCTTATTTGTCAAAGGAAGCAGTAACCAACAAGCCATATAACGCATTAAACTGTCTTAAGACGGACGCTGACGCCGTCAAAATAATACGGGACCTTCTGGGTGCCCTTATTGATTTTACAAAACCTCTTCCCCATGGTGCTATTGATTGGAACGATATTGATAAACTTAGATGCGAAGTGGAAAAAATTTAA
- a CDS encoding AAA family ATPase, with translation MVKKAKIGEETLDVPLGPRPRLVKMIIKNFRCIGSTPVEIDLDDIVVLVGPNNVGKSSVLKAYEVIMSEGSTAGQLALDDFPASTINTDALPEIELHTIVYDNSPGPEWVQTTASGEKLVRELWRWLAPGAPVRRGYNVEKARWASDEDKEKMPWGAAGVANARRPQPHRVDAFASPDTQAGEIIKLLMTAITDRVKAHQTDSKTNSESDFASLLSSIAALQKKIVAESKEQIDTIQKELSDNICTCFLGTALSLTRSPKMILIRLSISSSPIPNY, from the coding sequence ATGGTGAAGAAAGCTAAAATTGGTGAGGAAACTCTTGACGTACCCCTCGGACCTCGGCCACGCCTGGTCAAGATGATTATCAAGAACTTCCGCTGTATTGGTAGTACACCGGTTGAAATCGACCTTGATGACATAGTGGTACTCGTCGGTCCTAATAATGTTGGCAAGAGTTCTGTTCTGAAAGCGTACGAAGTCATCATGTCTGAAGGTTCAACTGCCGGACAACTCGCCTTGGACGATTTTCCAGCAAGTACAATAAATACAGATGCTTTGCCTGAAATAGAACTACATACTATCGTGTATGATAACAGTCCTGGGCCTGAGTGGGTACAAACGACGGCTTCAGGGGAAAAGCTGGTAAGAGAATTGTGGCGATGGTTAGCTCCCGGGGCACCAGTCAGACGAGGTTACAACGTTGAGAAAGCTAGATGGGCCTCTGACGAGGATAAAGAAAAAATGCCTTGGGGGGCAGCGGGTGTTGCAAATGCCCGAAGACCACAACCCCATAGAGTAGACGCGTTTGCATCTCCAGATACTCAAGCTGGCGAAATAATAAAACTCCTAATGACAGCCATAACAGACCGAGTCAAGGCTCATCAAACTGACTCGAAGACAAATAGTGAATCAGACTTTGCGTCTCTTCTTTCCAGTATAGCAGCCCTTCAAAAAAAGATAGTCGCAGAGAGTAAGGAACAAATTGATACTATCCAAAAGGAGTTAAGCGATAATATCTGCACTTGTTTCCTGGGCACTGCGTTGTCTTTGACGCGAAGCCCGAAGATGATCTTGATAAGGCTCTCAATCTCTTCAAGTCCAATCCCCAATTATTAA
- a CDS encoding UvrD-helicase domain-containing protein: MVKSLFVTASAGSGKTFRLTQEVRRHIERDTELVVAATFTRAAAAEMEKRILEAIEKGPECTADKLQLLMRAARVHFSTIDALFLRFLSTESYVPQVADDHEKAIITALADERFFQHPRILADIESIVIAARILHMPLESLIEALDNGKEALEAWDCPEELLDILKGEQGSLMAEYEALQEGVQAVAEETKGTLRSQVVVPLLDPLAEVDLKRALFLKSDLAEVRVAAADRGTTAYATLCELYPAMRRLVARHLINTKRLRSALLKHFIALRSAVVAEQKERLGRLYFDDIPKALIALDGSRSPDRPFFMARLYELGFHRTAHLLLDEFQDTSQIQYDLLRPLIEDILGSVGENAEGERSIFLVGDWKQSIYQWRDAAPDRLRDSIAPAIASGQIAKETLPHNYRSTPLLIEFFNNLVAALFDGTDKVNLQASPKTPKHPYGGLSEVAVITAVCKAEDDPAYERLVATMIQKKEECGCPWGDMSVLCRTNIHMDKAAKMLANVGIPTSGIRGRELLSLREGTALYLSLIALFTGHDGQFIPRALASLGYNEVLKTAITGLSGTIGNATQPHRFASFASALRELTPHFPRVLIETLWDEAERYFDRPDAIDAPAFLRYLLTMSHLITVPEGEHADRVKLATIHGTKGLEFPHVFLFWKEERDRAPEIPHPDDGCPLSLSKNELAFLATGPILGATAIAEAVDAAREEKAEETANLLYVAASRAAQSLTIILRANGEGALKGFSELMLQTAQEDISNAERTAFGWRHDYGPERPRPADYEELAAPDLTGVPPPIDDEEMDPTLRSADIEVGIERGIRIHEALARLTGDGRTILPGILTGEEHTAVERFLDNEKVREILFRPGKVLTEQHLSDTRAFGIVDRLIIAPDRITLIDFKTGRVGHLADKYLAQMIRYRTILQGLFPGRPVECCLMFVDEPQRITMI, from the coding sequence ATGGTAAAGAGCCTCTTCGTTACGGCCTCCGCTGGTTCAGGGAAGACCTTTCGCCTCACCCAGGAGGTCCGCCGTCATATTGAGCGGGACACAGAACTCGTTGTGGCCGCTACCTTCACCCGCGCCGCCGCAGCGGAAATGGAAAAGAGAATTCTTGAGGCCATAGAGAAGGGGCCGGAGTGCACCGCAGACAAATTACAGCTCCTCATGCGGGCTGCCCGGGTCCATTTTTCGACGATCGACGCGCTCTTCCTCCGCTTCCTATCCACGGAATCCTACGTGCCGCAGGTAGCTGACGATCACGAAAAGGCCATCATTACGGCGCTCGCCGATGAGCGCTTCTTTCAGCATCCGCGCATTCTGGCAGACATCGAGAGTATCGTGATTGCGGCCAGGATACTCCATATGCCGCTCGAGTCACTGATCGAGGCCCTGGACAATGGTAAAGAGGCTCTGGAGGCCTGGGACTGCCCCGAGGAACTCCTGGACATTCTCAAGGGTGAACAGGGGAGCCTTATGGCCGAGTACGAGGCGTTGCAGGAGGGGGTACAGGCCGTTGCTGAGGAAACTAAAGGCACCCTGAGGTCGCAGGTTGTTGTCCCCCTCCTCGATCCGCTCGCCGAGGTCGATCTCAAACGCGCCCTCTTCCTGAAATCCGATCTGGCAGAGGTGAGGGTTGCCGCCGCCGACCGCGGGACGACCGCCTACGCCACCCTGTGTGAACTCTATCCCGCAATGCGCCGCCTCGTCGCCCGGCACCTGATCAACACTAAACGCCTACGGAGTGCCCTGCTCAAGCATTTCATTGCATTACGCTCCGCGGTGGTTGCTGAACAAAAGGAGAGACTCGGCCGGCTCTATTTCGACGATATCCCCAAGGCGCTTATCGCCCTGGATGGGTCCCGAAGCCCCGATCGGCCTTTCTTTATGGCGCGGCTCTATGAACTGGGATTTCACAGGACGGCCCATCTGCTCCTTGACGAGTTCCAGGACACCTCGCAGATCCAGTACGACCTGCTCCGACCGCTGATCGAAGATATTCTCGGCTCAGTGGGAGAGAATGCCGAGGGAGAACGGTCTATCTTTCTCGTGGGAGACTGGAAACAGTCGATCTACCAATGGCGGGATGCAGCGCCCGATCGGCTCCGGGACAGCATCGCCCCCGCCATCGCGAGCGGGCAGATTGCCAAGGAGACACTGCCCCACAATTACCGCTCAACGCCGCTCCTCATCGAGTTCTTCAACAATCTGGTCGCCGCACTCTTTGACGGTACTGACAAAGTTAATCTGCAAGCGTCGCCGAAAACGCCGAAGCATCCTTATGGTGGTCTCTCCGAGGTAGCCGTCATTACGGCCGTCTGCAAGGCAGAAGACGATCCGGCCTATGAACGGCTCGTGGCGACCATGATTCAGAAGAAGGAAGAGTGCGGGTGCCCCTGGGGCGATATGTCGGTCCTCTGCCGCACCAACATACACATGGACAAGGCCGCGAAGATGCTAGCGAATGTCGGCATACCCACTTCGGGAATTCGTGGCCGGGAACTTCTGTCGCTCCGGGAGGGAACGGCGCTTTACCTGTCCCTCATCGCCCTCTTCACTGGCCACGACGGTCAATTCATCCCCCGGGCTCTTGCCTCCCTGGGCTATAACGAGGTACTGAAAACGGCCATTACCGGGCTTTCCGGCACGATTGGCAACGCGACTCAGCCTCATCGCTTCGCTAGCTTTGCCTCGGCCCTGCGCGAACTGACGCCCCATTTCCCGCGTGTCCTTATCGAGACGCTTTGGGATGAGGCGGAACGCTACTTCGATCGGCCCGACGCCATCGATGCACCTGCTTTTCTGCGCTATCTGCTCACGATGTCGCACCTCATCACAGTGCCCGAGGGGGAGCATGCCGACCGGGTGAAACTGGCGACGATTCACGGTACCAAGGGCCTTGAATTTCCCCACGTCTTCCTCTTCTGGAAGGAGGAACGCGACCGGGCGCCCGAGATTCCTCACCCCGATGACGGCTGTCCGCTTAGCCTGAGTAAGAACGAACTGGCCTTTCTTGCAACCGGCCCCATTCTGGGAGCGACGGCCATTGCCGAGGCTGTAGATGCAGCAAGGGAAGAGAAGGCCGAGGAAACGGCCAACCTTCTCTATGTCGCCGCGAGCCGCGCGGCCCAGAGCCTGACGATCATCCTCCGGGCCAATGGCGAAGGCGCGCTGAAAGGCTTCAGTGAGTTGATGTTGCAGACAGCCCAGGAGGACATCTCTAACGCCGAACGGACGGCATTCGGCTGGCGACATGACTATGGCCCCGAGAGGCCACGGCCTGCGGATTACGAGGAACTGGCTGCGCCCGATCTGACCGGAGTCCCCCCACCCATAGACGATGAAGAAATGGACCCGACCCTCCGTTCCGCAGACATCGAGGTGGGGATCGAGCGCGGGATTCGTATCCACGAGGCCCTCGCCCGGCTCACCGGAGACGGCAGGACGATCCTCCCGGGCATCCTCACAGGAGAGGAGCACACCGCCGTCGAGAGGTTCCTGGACAACGAAAAGGTACGTGAGATCCTCTTCCGGCCAGGAAAAGTGCTCACCGAGCAACACCTTTCCGACACCCGCGCCTTCGGCATCGTCGACCGGCTCATCATCGCCCCGGACCGTATCACCCTCATCGATTTCAAGACGGGCCGAGTCGGTCACCTGGCCGACAAGTACCTAGCCCAGATGATCCGGTACAGGACCATCCTCCAGGGATTATTCCCGGGGCGACCGGTGGAATGCTGCCTAATGTTTGTGGATGAACCACAGCGGATTACCATGATATGA